A stretch of DNA from Montipora capricornis isolate CH-2021 chromosome 1, ASM3666992v2, whole genome shotgun sequence:
AAAAGATGTACGCCGTAAACTAGCCAGAGTGTGGCCTCGACATAGtcaagtgatactggtcacattggcataaatagggaccttaagcaaggacgacgaggacggctacgagaacgccgcaaatttgcatatttagtagacaaaaacaatagctttgcacgcccagcacgtgcgttttacattttgatacatttctttgccgttctcgtcttgactacgacgtgaaatgatcaaatttgaggtcatgtggaggacgagagcacatgatgacgattttcaattttctctctgaatatccacaccgttctcatcaattttattcttgggttgtgcattcacactttccaagccgaacgACATGGAGTAATcgtaaaattattacagtaacgggaaataatatttttagacaacgttctcgtagtcgtcgtcgtcgtgcttgcttaaggtccctaatttaAGTGGGTGGACGGATGTACGGTcctacggtgaccaaaaccaggagctcattaagaggagcctctatctcccatacttggcctcggagtcaaccctttcccgagtagatttatttatagaacacctcccttgggagattcagcacgctcactgctgtaaaagctaatcaaaacagagctatctcagcgtcaagggaattatgatacttttcgcgggaaaaacctgtttctaaaaataaatttactcgggaaagggttgactcaaggaattagaggagatagaggctcctcttgatgagctcctgccaaaaataaattttctctcACAGATAGGTTACCATATTtacttacccatggtgctccgagCGCGGGCCGAACAGATCCGCTATTAGTAAACGATGAACTACATGAGCGCGCTTAAGTTGTTTTAGGAGATAAAGTCGCTGAGATGcttgttgttgtcattttccCAATGTGTTCCTTCCACTTCAGATGTTTTCTAATGGTAACGCCTAAAATTTTAGCGGATTTTATAACTTCAAAGTGTCGCCAATTCCCCTCAAAGAGATTTGTATCTGTGCTAGGTTTCCTATCGCATAATTGTCGCGATTAACAGGTCAAAAACCTTACCTGTCAATCTCTATCTTGGCTTGctttctttaaaattaataatctcTTTTCCAGATTCTTTTATGTTTTGCCATGAGTCTGAGCACGTTTCTCAACCAACTTCATGAAGTGGGCTGCAGTTTTCGAGTAACTTCGTCCGAAGTCAGGGATGTTGAGTCGGCTGTTCTTGAAGGGCTGTCAACAATTCTTAACAAAGGTCAGACTCTGAAATTTGAATCAATCGACGAGGCTGCAACCATTAATATTGCTGCAAGTGGGGAAGCTCCAATTATAACATATGGAGACCTTTTTTCAGTGGAAAAAATCCTACCTGTTGGAAGCTTCTACGAAGGAACTAAACTCATTGTTCCCAACGAGTTTGATTTTAACATTAAGGTAAATGTTGGTGAAATTGATATCCATCAAGGATGTAGACCAGGTCGTGTACAGGTCACGTTTGAAAGCGACCACCAAAAAAGCCTGCAAAATCTTTCTGGATTGTTCTCTGGAATGCTCGATGCATCGTTAGAATCTTTGACAGATGTTGAGAAAAGGATAACAAGGGAAACAGGCACACTGCACATACTGTCTATCAGCAGCTCTTCGTTTCAAGTACCATGTCTTGAATTAAAATGGGAAGGAGCGAACTTTGTATTTCAAATTACCGTGGACATCATGCCATCAATTCCATGCACCGATACGTTTATGGAGGAGATCGCAAAAGACGACAATTTCCCATCAGTTTTCCATCAGTTGGTCAAAGATCTGGGCTGCTTTCTGGTACCTAAAACGTGTTCTCGAGACTGTGGGAAATGCTTTCATGTTTCCTTTGCTCAGGCAGAACTTCATCTCATGCAGTCCATGGATGAAGTACATCGCAAGTGTTATCGAGTAGCCAAGTGGCTACTTTGCAGTCATATTTTAGAATCTTACAAGGTAAAGATGGCTATTCTAGACCACGTTTATAACGCAAAGTGCCGATCACAAGCTGGCATCGGTGAATGCGTTTTAGCGGTGCTTGAGGCGCTACTAAACGACTACGATAACCTGAAAATGCCGACCTTCTTCTTGAGGTCGTGTTGTTTAATCACCAAAGATGGGGAGGGAACGACTCGTTACTTGGATTATCTTATTGATGCAACTGGACTTGATATGTCAAAAATACCAGTGATGCAAACGGAATTCACCGAGCTTCACAGTTATAAAAACTATGACTGGCTCGACATGTTTGCGTGGTACGAATTTCAGAAACTCTGCATCAGTTTAATGATTAGCATGCTTAGCTACCTTGCCGACGTAGAAGAGTCACTGCATTTGAGTAGTTACCGTCGCATGTTTACAGCGCTTACCGTCTTTTTGGACACTAAAATTGGGGCACTTTCTATTCCTGGATTAAACGGT
This window harbors:
- the LOC138027135 gene encoding uncharacterized protein translates to MECEHASFAWNKNRQNTATKKGRTSNKTSNKLPILLCFAMSLSTFLNQLHEVGCSFRVTSSEVRDVESAVLEGLSTILNKGQTLKFESIDEAATINIAASGEAPIITYGDLFSVEKILPVGSFYEGTKLIVPNEFDFNIKVNVGEIDIHQGCRPGRVQVTFESDHQKSLQNLSGLFSGMLDASLESLTDVEKRITRETGTLHILSISSSSFQVPCLELKWEGANFVFQITVDIMPSIPCTDTFMEEIAKDDNFPSVFHQLVKDLGCFLVPKTCSRDCGKCFHVSFAQAELHLMQSMDEVHRKCYRVAKWLLCSHILESYKVKMAILDHVYNAKCRSQAGIGECVLAVLEALLNDYDNLKMPTFFLRSCCLITKDGEGTTRYLDYLIDATGLDMSKIPVMQTEFTELHSYKNYDWLDMFAWYEFQKLCISLMISMLSYLADVEESLHLSSYRRMFTALTVFLDTKIGALSIPGLNGVPRFTARPTTREWRDKIPNLSKRVFIPAFSLILDNIQAILGQTFSVPGVSSIPPIPLCLPSPVMGFSQGHTGSTQWKDPNGDLYLRQGAMCYFAELRGGSWCPHAFGKMSFVESFKESYDSFISGMLSSSQGGPSSRLIRGSSLNVGPADESTDREAEIPDFQGPFHYNVRYDGEAFMEKIVSQWNYKRCLIRFLVNRMLVGIHLKRNERPDFPFSTS